A window of the Burkholderia sp. 9120 genome harbors these coding sequences:
- the paaN gene encoding phenylacetic acid degradation protein PaaN, translated as MTHPLFTKHEDTLQKALTAVETRGYWSPFVEMPSPKVYGETANADGEAAFKTHLDATFELDQPSTGDTVGAEVSPFGFPLGVRYPKADPEALIAAAAVAQRDWRAAGPQAWIGVCLEILARVNRASFEIGYSVMHTTGQAFMMAFQAGGPHAQDRALEAVVYAWDQLRRIPADAHWEKPQGKNPPLAMHKRYTVAPRGTGLVLGCCTFPTWNGYPGLFADLATGNTVIVKPHPGAILPLAVTVRIARDVLREAGFDPNVVTLLATEPNDGALVQDLALRPEIKLIDFTGSTQNGTWLERNAHQAQVYTEKAGVNQIVIDSVDDIKAVARNIAFSLALYSGQMCTAPQNIYVPRGGIRTADGTLGFDEVAQAIAGAVQKLVADPARAVELLGAIQNDGVTQRIGEAAKLGRVLVESQSLEHPAFAGARVRTPLMLQLDAATDYAQFTKEWFGPISFVIATDSTAQSLDLAGSIAAEHGALTLSVYSTDEAVLDEAHEASVRGGVALSINLTGGVFVNQSAAFSDFHGTGANPAANAALADAAFVANRFRIIQSRVHVEPKAAPAVAG; from the coding sequence ATGACACATCCGCTATTCACCAAGCACGAAGACACGCTGCAAAAGGCGCTCACCGCGGTCGAAACGCGCGGCTACTGGAGCCCCTTCGTCGAGATGCCCAGTCCGAAAGTGTACGGGGAAACAGCGAACGCGGACGGTGAAGCCGCATTCAAAACACACCTCGACGCGACCTTCGAACTCGACCAGCCGTCGACGGGAGACACCGTCGGCGCCGAAGTCTCGCCGTTCGGTTTTCCGCTCGGCGTCCGCTACCCGAAGGCCGATCCTGAGGCGCTGATCGCAGCAGCGGCAGTCGCGCAACGTGACTGGCGCGCAGCGGGCCCGCAAGCGTGGATCGGCGTGTGCCTGGAAATCCTCGCGCGAGTGAATCGCGCCAGCTTCGAAATCGGCTACAGCGTGATGCACACGACCGGTCAGGCGTTCATGATGGCCTTTCAGGCGGGCGGCCCCCACGCACAGGACCGCGCGCTCGAAGCGGTGGTGTACGCATGGGACCAGTTGCGCCGCATTCCGGCCGACGCCCACTGGGAAAAACCGCAAGGCAAGAACCCGCCGCTCGCCATGCACAAGCGCTATACCGTCGCGCCGCGCGGTACCGGCCTGGTACTCGGCTGCTGCACGTTCCCAACGTGGAACGGCTACCCGGGCCTCTTCGCCGATCTGGCCACCGGCAACACAGTCATCGTCAAACCGCATCCGGGCGCAATTCTGCCGCTGGCAGTGACCGTGCGGATTGCCCGCGACGTTTTGCGTGAAGCCGGTTTCGACCCGAACGTCGTCACGCTGCTCGCAACCGAGCCGAACGACGGCGCACTCGTGCAGGACCTCGCACTGCGTCCGGAGATCAAGCTGATCGACTTCACGGGTAGCACGCAAAACGGCACGTGGCTCGAGCGCAATGCGCATCAGGCACAGGTCTACACCGAGAAAGCCGGCGTCAACCAGATCGTGATCGACTCGGTGGACGACATCAAAGCCGTTGCCCGCAACATCGCCTTCTCGCTCGCGCTCTACTCGGGCCAGATGTGCACGGCGCCGCAGAACATCTACGTGCCGCGCGGCGGGATTCGCACCGCCGACGGCACGCTCGGTTTCGACGAAGTCGCGCAAGCCATTGCCGGCGCAGTCCAAAAACTGGTTGCCGATCCGGCCCGCGCCGTCGAACTGCTCGGCGCGATCCAGAACGACGGCGTGACCCAGCGCATTGGCGAAGCAGCCAAGCTCGGCCGTGTACTGGTCGAAAGCCAGTCGCTCGAACACCCGGCGTTTGCCGGCGCCCGCGTGCGCACGCCGCTCATGCTGCAACTGGACGCCGCAACCGACTACGCCCAGTTCACCAAGGAATGGTTCGGCCCGATCTCGTTCGTGATCGCGACGGACTCGACTGCCCAGTCGCTCGATCTCGCCGGCTCGATCGCCGCCGAGCACGGTGCACTGACGCTGTCGGTCTACAGCACCGACGAAGCCGTGCTCGACGAAGCGCACGAAGCATCCGTCCGCGGCGGCGTAGCGCTGTCGATCAATCTGACCGGCGGC
- a CDS encoding enoyl-CoA hydratase gives MAYENILVETRGRVGLVTLNRPKALNALNDALMDELGAALREFDADDAIGAIVITGSEKAFAAGADIGMMATYSYMDVYKGDYITRNWETVRSIRKPIIAAVAGFALGGGCELAMMCDIIFAADSAKFGQPEIKLGVMPGAGGTQRLPRAVSKAKAMDLCLTARFMDAAEAERAGLVSRVIPAASLIDEAIAAAATISEFPLPAVMMVKESVNRAYETTLAEGVHFERRLFHSLFATEDQKEGMAAFVEKRKPVFKHR, from the coding sequence ATGGCTTACGAGAACATTCTGGTTGAGACACGAGGACGGGTCGGTTTGGTCACGCTGAATCGCCCGAAGGCGTTGAACGCCTTGAACGACGCGTTGATGGACGAACTGGGCGCCGCGCTGCGCGAGTTCGATGCCGACGACGCGATCGGCGCGATCGTGATTACGGGTAGCGAGAAGGCGTTCGCGGCAGGTGCAGACATCGGCATGATGGCCACCTATTCCTATATGGATGTCTACAAGGGTGACTACATCACCCGCAATTGGGAGACGGTTCGGTCGATCCGTAAGCCGATCATTGCCGCGGTGGCGGGCTTTGCGCTTGGCGGCGGCTGCGAATTGGCGATGATGTGCGACATCATCTTCGCCGCCGATAGCGCGAAGTTCGGTCAGCCGGAAATCAAACTCGGGGTGATGCCGGGCGCCGGTGGTACGCAGCGACTGCCTCGCGCCGTCTCCAAAGCAAAAGCAATGGACCTGTGTTTGACCGCGCGTTTCATGGATGCCGCCGAAGCCGAGCGTGCCGGACTGGTTTCGCGCGTGATTCCTGCGGCCTCGCTGATCGACGAGGCGATTGCGGCTGCTGCCACCATTTCCGAATTCCCGCTTCCCGCTGTAATGATGGTGAAGGAGTCCGTCAATCGCGCGTACGAAACGACGCTTGCCGAGGGGGTTCATTTCGAGCGCCGTCTGTTCCACTCGCTGTTCGCCACGGAAGACCAGAAAGAGGGGATGGCCGCGTTTGTGGAGAAGCGCAAGCCGGTTTTCAAGCATCGTTAA
- a CDS encoding SPFH domain-containing protein has protein sequence MSLLVPLIVLLVIGLLAVVGVWLSGAVRYIPNDAIGVIEKIWSAQGSVQIGLLALHGEAGFQPDVRRGGFHFFTPFQYRVHIRPMVSVTQGKIGYVFARDGVDLPAGQTLADNATVDDFRDVRAFLEHGGQKGPQRKVLREGTHILNPALFVVMTEDTTYSLSMAPEERAYYARMRDVLDERSAFTPVVIKEVTGAHGSDQIAVVTVQDGPGLRVDELLAPDVGDLHNAFQEPEKFLAAGGRRGRQERVLVEGTYYINRLFATVEFLTKTIVPVGFVGVVVSYTGRRGDDLSGSDYSHGELVKTGCRGVWSEPLMPGKYAFNPYAGKIEFVPTTNFVLLWKAGESGSNFDSNLREITLITKDAFEPQLPLSVVVHIDYRKAPLVVQRFGNIEQLVEQTLDPMVSSYFKNVSQTRTFIELIQSRSELQGNASSEMRERFKAYSLEFEEVLIGTPKPQAGDTQIENIMAQLRDRQIAREQVETFAQKQIAADKQRELNEAEQRAAKQKELTGSLVDVSIKENQGSAAVKAAEKRRQEIEALAQADKFRQEMEGSGRASAIKAVGEAEASAIKAKSEALQGEGADKQLMQTVMLRLAEAFETSRVPLVPQIQLGGDSGGNAINTLMSLMSSLKAGELAQSLSSKNE, from the coding sequence ATGAGCTTACTGGTTCCGTTGATCGTTTTACTCGTCATCGGATTGCTCGCGGTGGTCGGCGTCTGGCTGTCGGGGGCCGTTCGCTATATTCCGAACGACGCGATCGGTGTCATCGAAAAGATCTGGAGTGCGCAAGGATCCGTGCAGATCGGCCTGCTCGCCTTGCATGGCGAAGCGGGCTTTCAACCTGACGTGCGTCGCGGCGGTTTTCACTTCTTCACGCCATTCCAGTATCGCGTTCATATCCGGCCGATGGTGTCGGTCACGCAAGGCAAGATCGGCTACGTCTTCGCGCGTGACGGGGTCGATCTGCCGGCGGGCCAGACGCTCGCCGACAATGCCACCGTCGACGATTTCCGCGACGTCCGCGCGTTTCTCGAACATGGCGGCCAGAAGGGTCCGCAGCGCAAGGTGCTGCGTGAGGGCACGCACATTCTGAATCCGGCGCTGTTCGTCGTCATGACGGAGGACACGACCTATTCACTGTCGATGGCGCCGGAAGAACGCGCCTACTACGCCCGCATGCGCGACGTGCTCGACGAGCGCAGCGCCTTCACGCCGGTCGTGATCAAGGAGGTCACGGGCGCCCATGGTTCCGATCAGATCGCCGTGGTGACGGTGCAGGATGGCCCGGGTCTGCGCGTGGACGAATTGCTCGCACCCGACGTCGGTGATCTGCACAACGCGTTTCAGGAGCCGGAAAAGTTTCTCGCGGCGGGTGGACGTCGCGGTCGTCAGGAACGTGTGCTGGTGGAAGGCACTTACTACATCAACCGGCTCTTCGCGACGGTTGAGTTTCTGACGAAGACCATCGTTCCGGTCGGCTTCGTGGGCGTGGTCGTGTCGTACACGGGCCGTCGCGGCGACGACCTCTCGGGCAGCGACTACAGTCATGGCGAGCTGGTCAAGACCGGTTGCCGTGGCGTCTGGAGCGAACCGCTGATGCCCGGCAAGTACGCGTTCAACCCGTACGCCGGCAAGATCGAATTCGTCCCGACCACCAACTTCGTGTTGCTCTGGAAAGCGGGCGAGAGCGGTTCTAATTTCGACTCGAATCTGCGCGAGATCACGCTGATCACGAAGGACGCGTTCGAACCGCAATTGCCGTTGTCGGTGGTTGTGCACATCGACTATCGCAAGGCGCCGCTCGTCGTGCAGCGCTTCGGCAATATCGAGCAACTGGTTGAGCAGACACTCGATCCGATGGTGTCGTCGTACTTCAAGAACGTCTCGCAAACGCGGACGTTTATCGAACTGATCCAGTCGCGCAGCGAATTGCAGGGCAATGCGTCGAGTGAGATGCGTGAGCGCTTCAAGGCGTATTCGCTGGAGTTCGAGGAAGTGCTGATCGGCACACCGAAGCCGCAAGCCGGCGACACGCAGATCGAGAACATCATGGCGCAGTTGCGCGACCGGCAGATCGCGCGCGAACAGGTCGAAACGTTCGCGCAGAAACAGATCGCCGCAGACAAGCAGCGCGAACTGAATGAAGCGGAACAGCGTGCGGCGAAACAGAAGGAACTGACGGGTTCGTTGGTCGACGTATCGATCAAGGAGAACCAGGGCTCGGCCGCGGTGAAGGCCGCTGAAAAGCGTCGTCAGGAAATCGAAGCGCTCGCGCAAGCGGATAAGTTCAGGCAGGAGATGGAGGGCTCAGGTCGCGCATCGGCGATCAAGGCGGTCGGTGAAGCGGAAGCTTCGGCGATCAAGGCGAAGTCGGAAGCGCTGCAGGGTGAAGGCGCCGACAAGCAACTGATGCAAACGGTGATGCTGCGTTTGGCCGAAGCGTTCGAAACGTCGCGTGTGCCGCTCGTTCCACAGATCCAGTTAGGTGGGGACAGCGGCGGCAATGCGATCAATACGCTGATGTCGCTGATGAGTTCGCTGAAGGCCGGGGAACTGGCGCAGTCGTTGTCGAGCAAGAACGAATAG
- a CDS encoding sigma-54 dependent transcriptional regulator translates to MAFRQLVRMIDRVAPTHHALLIMGPTGSGKELVARRIHALGLNRDEPFVDVNCGAIPEHLVEAELFGHVKGAFTGASDHREGLLRQVGQGTLFLDEIGELPLTLQPKLLRALETRSFRPVGSSVNVRFEGRVVAATHRDLRHAVHEGRFREDLFYRLAVFVLNVPGLDQRADDIPLLVAHFAAQQTRVIEFTPTAIRCLCQQAWPGHIRQLRNLISQLSVLAERTRIDADMLTPFLLTGAVDTNSRVALADQLMQLDGCDKLAAAENLLIDRALERTSNNKSAAAVLLGVSRKTIERRQKAREERHHAARDCLAQADTLVNASQFQEAIPLLRRCLDLLLKSNGPDDTRHLQFEAYRMLGVSLRSVYGWLHAEATACYLAALTAGQGVCDEDELASVRFGVWTTQLTTLQLTEARATAQNLLQQAQGMGRQATLDEAHIAMVNTLFWLGDSEEALACLTRGELTGIGRKDRRIGVQGLDLAGLALTFEGLAGFQIGAVDNARRSMEMLIARTSDGNDHALGHVLDLQGAAWLAFLFNEIDRLGELASELDAVSKVAGFTFYRGVGKVFRACYLSARGSLDEAQATLLDGYDNHMANNGGALFYSFKTWQHGELLLRAGRPQACEMLLAGALDEVIERQERVYLGELLIVRARAQWALGDMTEAEQGLRSAISTARALGSVPARIAASTYLADLLNQTGRRTDAVDVLERALRAESSARPAPGAMRALRLLAELRNTDSLQPQKKGMAHGL, encoded by the coding sequence ATGGCATTCCGCCAGTTGGTGCGGATGATCGACCGCGTGGCGCCCACTCATCATGCGTTATTGATCATGGGGCCCACGGGCTCGGGCAAGGAGTTGGTGGCACGGCGCATCCACGCGCTCGGCCTGAATCGCGACGAACCGTTCGTCGACGTCAATTGCGGTGCGATTCCCGAACACCTGGTCGAGGCCGAACTGTTCGGCCACGTGAAGGGCGCGTTCACCGGCGCGTCCGACCATCGCGAAGGTCTGCTTCGGCAGGTCGGGCAGGGCACGCTCTTTCTCGACGAGATCGGCGAGTTGCCGTTGACGCTGCAACCGAAACTGTTGCGAGCCCTGGAAACGCGCAGCTTCCGACCGGTCGGTTCATCGGTCAACGTGCGCTTCGAAGGGCGCGTGGTGGCCGCGACGCATCGCGATCTGCGCCACGCGGTTCACGAAGGACGCTTCCGCGAAGACCTGTTCTATCGCCTCGCGGTGTTCGTGCTCAACGTGCCGGGTCTCGACCAGCGTGCCGACGACATCCCATTGCTCGTCGCTCATTTCGCCGCGCAGCAAACGCGTGTGATCGAATTCACGCCGACGGCGATCCGTTGTCTCTGCCAGCAGGCGTGGCCCGGTCATATCCGCCAGTTGCGCAATCTGATCAGCCAGTTGAGCGTGCTCGCGGAGCGCACGCGGATCGACGCCGACATGTTGACGCCGTTTCTGCTCACGGGCGCGGTCGACACGAACTCGCGCGTCGCCCTGGCGGATCAGCTTATGCAACTCGACGGTTGCGACAAACTGGCGGCAGCGGAAAACCTGCTGATCGATCGCGCGCTCGAACGCACGTCGAACAACAAGAGCGCCGCCGCGGTGCTGTTGGGCGTGAGTCGCAAGACGATCGAGCGCAGGCAGAAGGCGCGTGAAGAACGGCACCACGCGGCGCGCGATTGTCTGGCGCAGGCCGACACCCTGGTCAACGCATCGCAATTCCAGGAGGCCATTCCGCTATTGCGCCGCTGTCTCGATCTGTTGCTGAAGAGCAATGGTCCGGACGACACGCGTCATCTGCAGTTCGAAGCCTATCGCATGCTCGGGGTGAGCCTGCGCAGCGTGTACGGCTGGCTGCATGCCGAAGCGACCGCGTGTTATCTGGCCGCGCTGACCGCGGGTCAAGGCGTGTGCGACGAGGACGAACTGGCGTCGGTGCGCTTCGGCGTGTGGACGACCCAACTGACGACGCTGCAACTGACCGAGGCCCGCGCGACCGCGCAGAACCTGCTGCAACAGGCGCAAGGCATGGGCCGGCAGGCAACGCTCGACGAAGCGCACATCGCCATGGTCAACACGCTGTTCTGGCTGGGCGACAGCGAAGAGGCGCTGGCCTGTCTCACGCGCGGCGAATTGACCGGCATCGGCCGCAAGGATCGGCGCATCGGCGTTCAGGGCCTCGATCTGGCGGGCCTCGCCTTAACGTTCGAAGGCCTCGCCGGCTTCCAGATCGGCGCGGTCGACAACGCGCGCCGGTCGATGGAAATGCTGATCGCCCGCACCTCGGACGGCAACGATCATGCGCTCGGTCACGTGCTCGATCTGCAGGGCGCGGCGTGGCTCGCGTTCCTCTTCAACGAAATCGACCGGCTCGGCGAGCTGGCCAGTGAACTGGACGCGGTGTCCAAAGTGGCGGGTTTCACGTTCTATCGCGGCGTGGGCAAAGTGTTCCGCGCGTGTTACCTCAGCGCGCGCGGTTCGCTCGACGAGGCTCAGGCCACGCTGCTGGACGGCTATGACAATCACATGGCGAACAACGGCGGTGCGTTGTTCTATTCGTTCAAGACCTGGCAGCACGGCGAACTGCTGTTGCGCGCGGGACGTCCGCAGGCGTGCGAGATGCTGCTCGCCGGCGCGCTCGATGAAGTGATCGAACGGCAGGAGCGCGTTTATCTCGGCGAACTGCTGATCGTCAGGGCGCGCGCGCAATGGGCCCTGGGCGACATGACGGAAGCCGAGCAGGGCCTGCGCAGCGCGATCTCCACCGCGCGCGCGCTGGGTTCCGTGCCGGCGCGCATCGCCGCCTCGACCTATCTGGCCGACCTGCTCAACCAGACCGGACGCCGTACCGACGCCGTCGACGTGCTCGAGCGCGCGCTGCGCGCCGAGTCTTCCGCCCGCCCGGCGCCCGGCGCGATGCGCGCGCTTCGCCTGCTGGCCGAATTACGCAATACCGATTCCCTCCAACCGCAAAAAAAAGGAATGGCACATGGCCTATGA
- a CDS encoding DUF917 family protein encodes MAYELGPQDLEPLLLGGAFFGSGGGGTVESARHLAAHFRKGDYYPRETVNVVTVEEASGPDALGDAVMVAYLGAPEAINSATYPTGPVLAVQSVQERLAAQGRKLAYIAPPESGALGFSVACLVAAKLGLSVIDADGAGRAVPSLPMLTYAAREIDPRPAYLVSQGGLNVELNVTPRHTHTRGGTSHQRDVSAIVEQMIRPIVGDPEFNQFGGLAMWVMTPAELGGAMPIRGTLTRALTLGRALGAGRVRNVPQMIAWLAEHGGVSARAISEPGELVSAKVDTSGGFDVGKIGIKAGQHTYTVVYQNESLIAWDSRRPQPIVLAPDSVAYFVEGDGQSIFTNGDLVMEDGSLNPVVGKRKVTLIGWEAEAPLTVPGGLILESFLELLEPLGYLGPYVPVGKLQSAPLRGELS; translated from the coding sequence ATGGCCTATGAACTCGGTCCACAGGATTTGGAACCCTTGCTGCTCGGGGGCGCTTTCTTCGGCAGCGGCGGCGGCGGTACGGTCGAGTCGGCGCGTCATCTGGCCGCGCATTTTCGCAAGGGCGACTACTACCCGCGCGAGACCGTCAACGTCGTGACGGTCGAAGAAGCGTCGGGCCCCGACGCGTTGGGAGACGCCGTTATGGTCGCCTATCTCGGCGCGCCGGAAGCGATCAACTCGGCAACCTATCCGACGGGCCCCGTGCTGGCCGTGCAGAGCGTGCAGGAGCGGCTGGCGGCACAAGGTCGCAAGCTGGCCTACATCGCGCCGCCGGAGAGCGGCGCGCTGGGTTTTAGCGTGGCGTGTCTGGTGGCCGCGAAGCTGGGCCTTTCGGTGATCGACGCCGACGGCGCCGGCCGCGCCGTGCCCTCGCTGCCCATGCTCACGTATGCCGCTCGCGAAATCGATCCGCGGCCGGCCTATCTCGTGAGCCAGGGCGGACTGAACGTCGAACTGAACGTGACGCCGCGCCACACCCATACGAGAGGCGGCACGTCGCATCAGCGCGATGTGTCGGCCATCGTCGAACAGATGATCCGGCCGATCGTCGGCGATCCGGAATTCAACCAGTTCGGCGGCCTCGCAATGTGGGTGATGACGCCGGCCGAACTCGGCGGTGCGATGCCGATTCGCGGCACGCTGACCCGTGCGTTGACGCTGGGCCGTGCGCTCGGCGCAGGCCGGGTCCGCAACGTGCCGCAGATGATCGCGTGGCTCGCCGAGCATGGCGGCGTCTCGGCGCGTGCGATCTCCGAGCCCGGCGAACTGGTGTCGGCCAAGGTGGACACGAGTGGCGGATTCGACGTGGGCAAGATCGGCATCAAGGCGGGGCAACATACCTATACCGTGGTCTATCAGAACGAATCGCTGATCGCGTGGGACAGCCGCCGTCCGCAGCCTATCGTGCTGGCGCCGGACAGCGTCGCGTATTTTGTCGAAGGCGACGGTCAGTCGATTTTCACCAACGGCGATCTGGTGATGGAGGATGGTTCGCTCAACCCGGTGGTCGGCAAGCGCAAGGTGACGCTGATCGGCTGGGAAGCCGAAGCGCCGCTGACCGTGCCCGGTGGCCTGATACTCGAGAGTTTCCTTGAGCTGCTTGAGCCGCTCGGCTATCTCGGCCCTTACGTGCCGGTGGGCAAGCTTCAATCGGCTCCGCTTCGGGGAGAATTGTCTTGA
- a CDS encoding aspartate/glutamate racemase family protein — MSAPLRICVLVPVATNQFNDRIMKAVAPVVPPDVQVEVRNITSGHPCIENRTNWLENGMPVVTLARQIAKEGFDGIWLTDFDMAGVEAAREVIDIPIIGGFPTSAFAALMLSQRFSIITILQSTLAMQRGHPQSYGLQDNFASIRAINCPVDQLDNTDVVVAKTFEQAMKAINDDGAQSILLGCTGFVDVASRVGALLEEALGAYVPVIDPNHAGFSLLVSLVRMRVRPSRLTYSKYVIPS; from the coding sequence TTGAGCGCGCCGCTTCGTATTTGCGTCCTCGTGCCGGTTGCGACGAACCAGTTCAACGACCGCATCATGAAGGCCGTTGCGCCCGTCGTGCCGCCCGACGTTCAGGTCGAGGTGCGCAACATCACCAGCGGCCACCCGTGTATCGAGAATCGCACCAACTGGCTCGAAAACGGCATGCCGGTCGTGACACTCGCACGCCAGATCGCGAAGGAAGGTTTCGACGGCATCTGGCTGACTGACTTCGATATGGCGGGTGTCGAAGCGGCCAGAGAGGTGATCGACATTCCGATCATCGGCGGATTTCCGACCTCGGCGTTCGCGGCGTTGATGCTCAGCCAGCGCTTTTCGATCATCACGATTCTGCAAAGCACGCTTGCCATGCAGCGGGGTCATCCGCAGAGCTATGGGCTGCAGGATAACTTTGCGTCGATTCGCGCGATCAATTGCCCGGTGGACCAACTCGATAACACCGACGTGGTGGTCGCCAAGACCTTCGAGCAGGCCATGAAGGCGATCAACGACGACGGCGCGCAATCCATCCTGCTCGGCTGCACCGGTTTCGTCGATGTGGCGAGCCGCGTGGGCGCGCTGCTCGAGGAAGCGCTGGGAGCTTACGTGCCGGTGATCGATCCCAATCACGCCGGTTTCAGCTTGCTCGTTTCGCTGGTGCGGATGCGGGTCCGCCCGAGCCGGCTGACTTATAGCAAGTACGTCATTCCGTCCTGA